The following coding sequences lie in one Numida meleagris isolate 19003 breed g44 Domestic line chromosome Z, NumMel1.0, whole genome shotgun sequence genomic window:
- the LOC110389957 gene encoding uncharacterized protein LOC110389957 isoform X2: MPPVGEVHTDVCELGLLFMDGRPLGRFLCYNPDCERCSQAIRERQLRHHARGARMRASRHLHSSSSSNSSTSCQELSTASSSHSPTRKKLATQINLPSVELSCQPELKYRKERTLLLQRTMKHQKLLAIQGLADTATYNPGLLSQAHQLTETDSVQPMRDVCHNARSLPTTVSTSDKDGSLPTGVDPHPVSRLEQGLHFWKPLKMHMLRKSIETKLRVFPTIVQQSHKTYTHRMAACTAFTPLHSSSAPIYFHSLEALFLQEEVQEALELHIREKKLHHRWGLPGRLLATPQAQPASP; encoded by the exons ATGCCACCAG TTGGTGAGGTGCACACAGACGTATGTGAGCTTGGTCTGCTCTTCATGGACGGCAGGCCACTGGGCCGGTTCCTGTGTTATAACCCTGACTGTGAGCGCTGCAGCCAGGCCATCAGGGAGAGGCAGTTGAGGCACCATGCCAGGGGGGCCAGAATGAGGGCCTCCCGCCATCTGCACTCCTCTTCATCTTCAAACTCCAGCACATCCTGCCAGGAACTGAGCACAGCCAGCTCATCCCATTCCCCAACCAGGAAGAAGTTGGCCACCCAAATTAACCTGCCCTCTGTTGAACTTTCATGCCAGCCAGAGCTGAAGTACAGAAAAGAGAGGACACTCCTTCTCCAGCGCACAATGAAGCACCAAAAATTGCTGGCAATCCAGGGGCTAGCTGACACAGCCACCTACAATCCTGGCCTTCTCAGCCAGGCCCACCAGCTTACTGAAACAGATTCTGTGCAGCCAATGAGAGATGTTTGCCACAATGCCAGATCACTCCCTACCACAGTTTCCACTTCTGATAAGGATGGCAGTCTGCCGACTGGAGTAGATCCTCATCCTGTGTCAAGGCTAGAGCAAGGACTCCACTTCTGGAAGCCCCTGAAGATGCATATGCTGAGGAAGTCCATAGAGACCAAGCTGAGAGTCTTCCCTACCATTGTGCAGCAATCCCACAAAACGTACACGCACAGGATGGCAGCCTGCACAGCTTTCACACCGCTCCACTCCAGTTCTGCCCCCATCTACTTCCATTCACTGGAGGCTCTGTTCCTGCAGGAAGAGGTTCAAGAGGCCCTGGAGCTCCACATCCGTGAAAAGAAACTGCATCACCGGTGGGGCTTGCCTGGGAGGTTGCTGGCAACACCTCAGGCACAGCCAGCATCCCCATGA
- the LOC110389957 gene encoding uncharacterized protein LOC110389957 isoform X1, which produces MLNAMKLAQHDWLYLGPGLLLFLMAWAALHCWFSFSKKCHQQISVRSQHRLRCMKTQETVGEVHTDVCELGLLFMDGRPLGRFLCYNPDCERCSQAIRERQLRHHARGARMRASRHLHSSSSSNSSTSCQELSTASSSHSPTRKKLATQINLPSVELSCQPELKYRKERTLLLQRTMKHQKLLAIQGLADTATYNPGLLSQAHQLTETDSVQPMRDVCHNARSLPTTVSTSDKDGSLPTGVDPHPVSRLEQGLHFWKPLKMHMLRKSIETKLRVFPTIVQQSHKTYTHRMAACTAFTPLHSSSAPIYFHSLEALFLQEEVQEALELHIREKKLHHRWGLPGRLLATPQAQPASP; this is translated from the exons ATGCTGAATGCCATGAAACTGGCACAGCATGACTGGCTGTACCTTGGCCCTGGCCTCCTCCTGTTCCTGATGGCCTGGGCTGCCCTGCACTGTTGGTTCAGCTTTTCCAAAAAATGCCACCAG CAAATCTCTGTCAGGAGCCAACACAGGTTAAGGTGCATGAAGACCCAGGAAACAG TTGGTGAGGTGCACACAGACGTATGTGAGCTTGGTCTGCTCTTCATGGACGGCAGGCCACTGGGCCGGTTCCTGTGTTATAACCCTGACTGTGAGCGCTGCAGCCAGGCCATCAGGGAGAGGCAGTTGAGGCACCATGCCAGGGGGGCCAGAATGAGGGCCTCCCGCCATCTGCACTCCTCTTCATCTTCAAACTCCAGCACATCCTGCCAGGAACTGAGCACAGCCAGCTCATCCCATTCCCCAACCAGGAAGAAGTTGGCCACCCAAATTAACCTGCCCTCTGTTGAACTTTCATGCCAGCCAGAGCTGAAGTACAGAAAAGAGAGGACACTCCTTCTCCAGCGCACAATGAAGCACCAAAAATTGCTGGCAATCCAGGGGCTAGCTGACACAGCCACCTACAATCCTGGCCTTCTCAGCCAGGCCCACCAGCTTACTGAAACAGATTCTGTGCAGCCAATGAGAGATGTTTGCCACAATGCCAGATCACTCCCTACCACAGTTTCCACTTCTGATAAGGATGGCAGTCTGCCGACTGGAGTAGATCCTCATCCTGTGTCAAGGCTAGAGCAAGGACTCCACTTCTGGAAGCCCCTGAAGATGCATATGCTGAGGAAGTCCATAGAGACCAAGCTGAGAGTCTTCCCTACCATTGTGCAGCAATCCCACAAAACGTACACGCACAGGATGGCAGCCTGCACAGCTTTCACACCGCTCCACTCCAGTTCTGCCCCCATCTACTTCCATTCACTGGAGGCTCTGTTCCTGCAGGAAGAGGTTCAAGAGGCCCTGGAGCTCCACATCCGTGAAAAGAAACTGCATCACCGGTGGGGCTTGCCTGGGAGGTTGCTGGCAACACCTCAGGCACAGCCAGCATCCCCATGA